DNA from Roseimicrobium sp. ORNL1:
TAATCCCCTCCCTCGTGCGCGTGAAACCGCACGCACTGGACCGCATGGGGGTCTATGCGAAACGGCACGCCTTTGAGCAGGTGCTCCTGCTCGTGAGCAAGGATCTGGATGAACGGATTGTCAGCCGGGTCACCAAGGCCTTCGCGACAGAAAGGATTCACCTCCTCGAACGGATCGATGTGGCATCGGGGAGCTTTGAAGCAGCCGTCGAATTGTTTGAGCACGCCGCACCAAAGGCTGATGCCATTGTGGGATTGGGAGGTGGCAAGGCGCTGGATGTGGCGAAGTATCTATCCCATCTGGCGCGCCTTCCTTATCTCGCGGTGCCCACCTCGCTCTCGAACGATGGCATTTGCAGCCCGCAGTCCAGCCTCACCGTTTCGGGAAAAAGACGTTCGCTACCATCAACCATGCCTTTTGGTGTGATCATCGATACGGCGGTGTGCCTGGGAGCGCCTGAGGTACTGTGGCATTCGGGCATCGGCGACATCGTGGCCAAGCTTACTGCGGTAGCCGATTGGAAACTCGCCTTCCATGCCAATGGCACTGCAGTGGATGACTTCGCCGCACTGCTTTCAGATGCCAGCGTTTACCAGTTCCTTGGGCGACCCATCCGGGATCTTGAGGGCACCAAGCTGCTGGGCACCGCTCTCATGCTCAATGGCATTGCCATGTCCATCTGTGGCTCCTCGCGACCAGCGAGCGGCAGTGAGCATCTCATCTCTCATGCGCTCGATCATCTCTCTGCCAGGCCGCGACTTCACGGTCTGCAAGTCGGCGTGGCCTCGTATCTTGTAAGCCGATTGCAGGGTGAGAATACCGACTCCATTGCGCAGGCCTTCATCACCACTGGATTCTGGCAATCCATCATCCGCGATCCTTTCCTAAGGGCGGAGTGGTTGGATGCCATCAAGATGGCACCCACGATCAAAGATGATTTCTACACCGTGCTCTCGTCCCGAGACTGCCTCCCCGAGGTGGCGGAGATGCTGAAGAGTGACGCGCTGCTGAGGGCGTGTTTTGTTTAAGACACGCCCTGCATTACGCTCCCGGAAAATATCGCTCCTCAGAACGGCGCCATGAGCGAGGGATCGGCGGCAGCGTCCTTGGCTTTCTTCTTCTGCTTGGCGGCGAAGGCGGCATCGCTGGTGGGGTCGAGGTTCTCCTCTTCCTTTTCGGCTTCGTCTTCGATCACATCGCGCTCGACGCGCAGGTGCTTCACGATGTACTCCTGCCGTTCAGGCGTATTCTTGCCCATGTAGAACGAGAGCAGCTCTTTGACATTCTTGTGCTCGGGAGCGCTACCGTCCGCAGAGGCGTGTTCGTCACGAACCGGCATCAGCACGGGCTCCAGACGCATCTTGGGTCCGATGAAGTGCTTGAACTCATCGGGTGAGATTTCGCCGAGTCCTTTGAAGCGGGTGATCTCGGGATTGCGGCCCAGCTTCGCCATGGCCTTCCTCTTCTCGTCCTCGCTGTAGCAGTAGATGGTTTCCTTCTTGTTGCGCACACGGAAGAGCGGCGTCTGCAGGACGTGCACGTGGCCGCGGCGGATGACTTCCGGAAAGAACTGCAGGAAGAACGTGATCATCAGGAGTCGGATGTGCATGCCGTCCACATCCGCATCAGTCGCGAGGATGATGTGGTTGTAGCGCAGCTCCTCGAGGTCCTCCTCGATGTTCAACGCGTGCTGGAGCAGGTTGAACTCCTCGTTCTCGTAGCAAACCTTGCGTGAGAGGCCGAAGCAATTGAGCGGCTTTCCACGAAGGCTGAAGACGGCCTGGGTGTTCACGTCGCGGCTCTTGGTGATGCTGCCGCTGGCGCTGTCACCTTCGGTGATGAAGAGCGTGCTGGATTCGCGCGCCTTGTCCTTCGTGTCGAGGTGCACGCGGCAATCGCGGAGCTTCTTGTTGTGCAGCTTGGCGCGGCGGGCGTTCTCACGCGCCACCTTCTGGATGCCGCTGATCTCCTTCCGTTCCTTTTCGTTGGCCTGGATTTTTTCCAGCCACGCCTTCGCCACCGCAGCGTTCTTGTGAAGGAAGTTGTCCAGTTCCTTGGTGATGGTGTTGACGATGTGCGTGCGCAGGTTGCGCCCGTTGGGCTCCATCACGTTGCTGCCGAGCTTCGTCTTGGTCTGGGACTCGAAGACGGGCTCCTGCACCTTCACACTCACCGCGCCGACGACGCTGTTGCGCACGTCCGCAGGGTCGAACTGTTTGTTGAAGAACGCGCGCGCTTCCTGCACCAGCGCTTCGCGGAAGGCCGCGAGATGTGTCCCCCCCTGCGTGGTGTACTGGCCGTTCACGAAACTGTAAACTTCCTCGCCATAGCTCGTGGCGTGGGTGAAGGCGCACTCGATGTCCTTCCCCTCCAGATGGATCACGGGATAGAGCGGTTCCTCGGTGAGCTTCGCCGCCACGAGGTCCATGAGGCCATCCTTGCTGCGGAACTTTTCGCCGTTCAGCGTGAGCGTGAGGCCGGGGTTCAGCCACGAGTAGTAGCGCAGCATCTCCCGCACGAAGTCCAGCCGGTAGGCGAAGTCGCTTTCGAAGCAGGTGTTGTCCGCGTGGAAGATCACGCGCGTACCGCTGTGCTCGGAAGAATCCTTGGGATTCTTCATGTCCTTCACCACCTCACCTTTGGAGAAAGTGATCTCGCGCATCTTTCCTTCGCGGAAGGCTGCGATGTCGAAGCGGTCGCTCAGGGCGTTCACCGCCTTGATACCCACGCCGTTCAGGCCCACGCTGCGCTGGAAGGCATCGCTGTCATACTTGGCCCCCGTGTTGATTTGGGAGGCGCACTCCATGAGCTTGCCCAGCGGGATGCCGCGGCCGTAGTCGCGCACCGTGACGAGATTCTCCTCAATGGTGATTTCGATCTCCTTGCCGAAGCCCATGGCGTGCTCGTCGATGCAGTTGTCGAGGACCTCTTTGAGCAGCACGTAGATACCATCCTCCGGCGCCGAACCATCGCCCAGCTTGCCAATGTACATCCCCGGACGGAGGCGGATGTGCTGGCGCCAGTCG
Protein-coding regions in this window:
- a CDS encoding iron-containing alcohol dehydrogenase family protein: MLPSRQTVIPSLVRVKPHALDRMGVYAKRHAFEQVLLLVSKDLDERIVSRVTKAFATERIHLLERIDVASGSFEAAVELFEHAAPKADAIVGLGGGKALDVAKYLSHLARLPYLAVPTSLSNDGICSPQSSLTVSGKRRSLPSTMPFGVIIDTAVCLGAPEVLWHSGIGDIVAKLTAVADWKLAFHANGTAVDDFAALLSDASVYQFLGRPIRDLEGTKLLGTALMLNGIAMSICGSSRPASGSEHLISHALDHLSARPRLHGLQVGVASYLVSRLQGENTDSIAQAFITTGFWQSIIRDPFLRAEWLDAIKMAPTIKDDFYTVLSSRDCLPEVAEMLKSDALLRACFV
- a CDS encoding DNA topoisomerase IV subunit B, yielding MAEHNYTEDSIKSLDWRQHIRLRPGMYIGKLGDGSAPEDGIYVLLKEVLDNCIDEHAMGFGKEIEITIEENLVTVRDYGRGIPLGKLMECASQINTGAKYDSDAFQRSVGLNGVGIKAVNALSDRFDIAAFREGKMREITFSKGEVVKDMKNPKDSSEHSGTRVIFHADNTCFESDFAYRLDFVREMLRYYSWLNPGLTLTLNGEKFRSKDGLMDLVAAKLTEEPLYPVIHLEGKDIECAFTHATSYGEEVYSFVNGQYTTQGGTHLAAFREALVQEARAFFNKQFDPADVRNSVVGAVSVKVQEPVFESQTKTKLGSNVMEPNGRNLRTHIVNTITKELDNFLHKNAAVAKAWLEKIQANEKERKEISGIQKVARENARRAKLHNKKLRDCRVHLDTKDKARESSTLFITEGDSASGSITKSRDVNTQAVFSLRGKPLNCFGLSRKVCYENEEFNLLQHALNIEEDLEELRYNHIILATDADVDGMHIRLLMITFFLQFFPEVIRRGHVHVLQTPLFRVRNKKETIYCYSEDEKRKAMAKLGRNPEITRFKGLGEISPDEFKHFIGPKMRLEPVLMPVRDEHASADGSAPEHKNVKELLSFYMGKNTPERQEYIVKHLRVERDVIEDEAEKEEENLDPTSDAAFAAKQKKKAKDAAADPSLMAPF